GTTATTCAGTTTTTCTTCGTCGCGCGCAACCAGCACCAGTTCTGCACCCATTTCTGCCAGTTTGCGGGCTGTTTCTTTTCCAATACCTGAGGTAGCCCCGGTAATCAAAACGATTTTTTCTTTCATGTCAATAAAGTTTGTTTACAAACAACGACAATTTATATAATGTTCAAATAATGAAGGAATGCAATTAAACTTATTTTTATCATTGTCCGCTCGCAGTTCGCCATTCGCTCCTCGCTTTACGCTCTGCGCTCTACGCTGGAACTTTGAAACCCTGGAACTTTGGAACTTTAGAAACCGTTCCTTAATCCCCTACGGGGAAAAAGATTTGGTTTACATCACCACATCTATTGTCCTTCATCCCCTAACGGGGAAATGATAAGATCTTTTGCCATTCGCTTCACGCTCTACGCTAAATAAACAATCCTCTGCACTCTAACCCCAATTCCCCTTTTTACGCTTTACGCTTTACGCTCTACGCTAATTAAAAAATGCTCTGCACTCTGAACCCAATACCCCTCTTTACGCTCTACGCTTTACGCTCTATGCTAAATCAAAGGAACCCTGGAACCCCGCCCCCCATAATTCTTAATCCCCTTCAGGGAATTGGATTGGTATTTGATCATCGTTTTGCCAGCGACCTTAACAATAATAAACATAAAAAAGACCATTATTCCAAACAAAAAATTGCTTGCTGTCGTAAAATCCCTTGGTTAATTTATTGTTAAGTGCAATATTAGCATTACAATTGAACCATGAACCAAATAATGATTCCGCGCATTAATGCATTGATAAACAAGGCCGTATTCTTCCTTCTCACCATTCCGGCATTAAGCATTCTGCCACTTCCGGCACAAAGCCAGGTAGTGATCAATGAGGTAATGAGTTCCAACGGAACTGCCCTGTACGATGAAGACGGCAATGCCCCCGACTGGATTGAACTGTGG
Above is a genomic segment from Bacteroidales bacterium containing:
- a CDS encoding SDR family NAD(P)-dependent oxidoreductase; the protein is MKEKIVLITGATSGIGKETARKLAEMGAELVLVARDEEKLNN